A stretch of the Arachis stenosperma cultivar V10309 chromosome 6, arast.V10309.gnm1.PFL2, whole genome shotgun sequence genome encodes the following:
- the LOC130934176 gene encoding ribonucleases P/MRP protein subunit POP1 — MVTEGTKGPQFSADMATRKIHVQKFAESRAYELESLQSVIADRIKGDYRSQRNKRRRTSSYNSKAGTRRKRQKLGTVHNKTGGVELRLGKDEIKKLPSRRMRRRYELKMNLDSGFCTSGDGTKRLRTHVWHTKRFTMTKLWGYYLPLALQGRGKGSRALLKRLKQGVVVHDASYYTAVQVEGPEESLASLLRMVLVPFPETSSQDSDESVSGTTCGMAMLYQVEAPVSQPIGPVTYMWRPTFQQNISGEDDINDELMKHDVDSDESPNRMKLGASFRQLWVWIHASAFEEGYDSLKFACQKEMEKTGISINCFSLEGELAKLEVIGSGAIQILQKMLHPVTSISDNHCLWEHVPTQDSVSQKTSSSISDNEDKFSSVAILSLNVKDPRQLCGKGTVSSVEPSSAEAVNGAQETIHEELEKTSDLASSTWSKLENNQYHNNDLWYAKSRRLRTPLSESMICSEKHHKRLTHYCLDDVDSREANSLTEEQCSRSCPILLVKHHRKELFRGCSIILPLSWVKAFWIPLISNGAHAIGLQEMHCIAHEMGLPAFPSDFPDCKAYSCFMSAKAAAFDKKAELRPPSKRPMRVPILPPWGIIRSTLNRKINAVETTDVSTLEDLTDLNSLPKKIDSENSLFDGIVARTGSVLTNFLNETKGGQLSLFPYAADGDEKITKFIKGEVNLNRSCQNSVISDHRLCFLRVHLRPFKKGFFEEGAVICAPHPSDTYLLTSCIEKNEGFQLPQSALESYFKEDHSSKRWEMHVPDDSNAKEYHRWPIGFVTSAAIQGSKRLVAGGFCEAVLLANLREEQWKEMPAKRRKKDIYVLVRNLRSVAYRLALASVVLEYQENDTHFM; from the exons ATGGTTACTGAAGGAACTAAAGGACCTCAATTCTCAGCAGATATGGCAACTCGCAAAATCCATGTGCAGAAGTTTGCAGAATCTAGAGCCTATGAGCTTGAGAGTCTTCAATCTGTTATAGCGGACAGAATAAAGGGTGATTATAGGAGTCAAAGAAACAAGAGAAGACGAACTAGTTCTTATAATAGCAAAGCTGGGACAAGAAGAAAAAGGCAAAAGCTGGGAACAGTACATAATAAAACTGGTGGTGTTGAATTACGTTTAGGTAAAGATGAGATAAAGAAGCTTCCAAGTCGGCGCATGCGCCGGAGATATGAACTTAAGATGAACTTGGATAGTGGGTTTTGTACTTCTGGCGATGGAACCAAGAGGCTGAGAACTCATGTTTGGCACACTAAGCGGTTCACCATGACAAAACTCTGGGGTTACTACCTTCCTCTAGCACTTCAAGGAAG AGGAAAAGGTTCAAGGGCACTCTTGAAAAGGCTCAAACAAGGGGTGGTTGTGCATGATGCAAGCTATTACACTGCTGTCCAAGTGGAAGGTCCAGag GAATCATTAGCTTCTCTATTAAGAATGGTACTAGTGCCCTTCCCGGAAACATCTTCTCAAGATTCTGATGAATCAGTATCGGGTACCACTTGTGGAATGGCAATG CTTTATCAAGTCGAAGCACCAGTTTCTCAGCCAATTGGCCCTGTGACCTATATGTGGCGGCCAACATTCCAACAAAATATTAGTGGAGAGGATGATATCAATGATGAATTAATGAAACATGATGTTGATTCAGATGAAAGCCCAAATAGAATGAAACTCGGTGCTTCATTTAGACAGCTTTGGGTGTGGATACATGCTTCTGCCTTTGAAGAAGGATACGATAGTCTAAAATTTGCATGTCAGAAAGAG ATGGAAAAGACAGGCATCTCAATTAATTGCTTTTCACTTGAGGGTGAACTTGCAAAGTTGGAGGTAATCGGATCAGGAGCGATTCAAATTCTTCAAAAGATGTTGCATCCAGTTACAAG TATTTCAGATAATCATTGTCTATGGGAACATGTGCCTACACAAGACAGCGTTTCTCAGAAGACAAGTTCATCCATATCAGACAATGAGGATAAGTTTTCTTCTGTTGCAATTTTATCACTTAATGTTAAGGATCCTCGACAATTGTGCGGGAAAGGAACCGTTTCATCAGTGGAGCCAAGTTCTGCTGAGGCAGTTAACGGCGCACAAGAAACTATTCATGAAGAGTTGGAGAAGACTAGTGACTTGGCTTCATCCACATGGTCCAAATTAGAAAACAACCAGTATCATAATAACGATCTCTGGTATGCTAAATCTAGACGATTGAGGACCCCATTGTCAGAGAGTATGATTTGTAGTGAGAAACACCACAAACGTTTGACACATTACTGCCTGGATGATGTAGATTCCAGGGAGGCAAACTCTTTGACAGAGGAGCAATGCTCAAGATCTTGCCCTATTTTGCTTGTAAAACATCACAGGAAGGAATTGTTTAGAGG ATGTTCTATCATACTTCCCTTAAGTTGGGTTAAGGCCTTCTGGATTCCTCTCATCTCTAATGGGGCGCATGCAATCGGTTTGCAAGAGATGCACTGTATTGCACATGAA ATGGGATTGCCAGCTTtcccttcagatttcccagatTGTAAGGCATACTCATGTTTCATGTCAGCTAAAGCTGCTGCATTTGATAAAAAAGCCGAGTTACGTCCTCCATCCAAAAGGCCTATGAGAGTTCCCATCTTGCCCCCATGGGGTATTATTCGTAGTACACTCAACAGAAAAATTAATGCAGTGGAAACTACTGATGTTTCAACACTGGAAGATTTAACTGATCTGAATTCATTGCCAAAAAAGATCGACTCTGAGAATAGCTTGTTTGATGGAATTGTGGCAAGGACAGGTTCTGTGCTGACTAATTTCCTTAATGAAACCAAAGGTGGCCAACTGTCATTGTTTCCGTATGCTGCAGATGGAGATGAGAAAATCACCAAGTTTATAAAGGGTGAAGTAAACCTTAATCGGAGCTGCCAAAATTCTGTTATTTCTGACCATAGGTTATGTTTCCTAAGAGTTCATCTTCGCCCTTTCAAGAAAGGTTTTTTCGAAGAGGGAGCAGTTATTTGTGCACCACACCCATCTGATACATATTTATTGACTTCATG CATTGAGAAAAATGAAGGATTTCAACTGCCACAATCTGCTCTAGAATCATACTTTAAAGAGGATCATTCCTCCAAAAGATGGGAAATGCATGTACCAGATGATTCAAATGCCAAAGAGTATCATCGGTGGCCTATCGGCTTTGTCACATCCGCTGCCATACAAGGAAG CAAGAGGCTAGTAGCAGGGGGATTTTGTGAGGCAGTTTTACTTGCAAATTTAAGAGAGGAGCAGTGGAAGGAGATGCCGGCCAAGCGGAGGAAGAAGGATATTTACGTGCTTGTCAGGAATTTAAGATCTGTGGCATATCGACTTGCTCTTGCCTCTGTTGTCCTGGAGTATCAGGAGAATGACACTCACTTCATGTAA